A portion of the Edaphobacter lichenicola genome contains these proteins:
- the hppD gene encoding 4-hydroxyphenylpyruvate dioxygenase, translated as MATHAPTLNQPESNTTADFLPLKGTDHVEFYVGNARQAAYFYRAAFGMSLVAYAGPETGQRDRASYVLQQGKVRFVLTTALRSDTEIARHVHTHGDGVRAIALWVDDARQAWHETTKRGARSVQEPTDFSDDHGRVTTSSIAAYGDTVHTFVERTDYKGAFFPGYHAVKHDHIARPVGLLHIDHIVGNVGWNSMNQWVDFYRDVMGFGLYQHFDDNDISTEYSALMSKVMANGNGYVKFPINEPAEGRRKSQIEEYLDFYGGPGVQHMALATNDILATVAAMKQQGVDFLTVPHSYYTELQTRIGKIDEPIHELEKLGILVDRDNEGYMLQIFTKPVEDRPTVFYEIIQRKGSRSFGKGNFKALFEAIEREQELRGNL; from the coding sequence ATGGCAACGCACGCCCCTACCCTGAATCAGCCCGAATCGAATACCACCGCCGACTTTCTTCCCCTCAAGGGCACCGACCACGTCGAATTCTACGTCGGCAACGCCCGCCAGGCTGCCTACTTCTACCGTGCCGCCTTTGGCATGTCGCTGGTCGCCTATGCAGGCCCCGAAACCGGTCAGCGTGACCGCGCCAGCTACGTCCTCCAGCAGGGTAAGGTCCGCTTCGTCCTCACCACCGCCCTCCGCTCCGACACCGAGATCGCCCGCCACGTCCACACCCACGGCGACGGCGTCCGCGCCATCGCGCTCTGGGTAGACGATGCTCGCCAGGCCTGGCACGAAACCACCAAACGCGGTGCCCGCAGCGTCCAGGAGCCCACCGACTTCTCCGACGACCACGGCCGCGTCACCACCTCCAGCATCGCCGCCTATGGGGACACCGTCCACACCTTCGTCGAGCGCACCGACTACAAAGGCGCCTTCTTCCCCGGCTACCACGCCGTCAAGCATGACCACATCGCCCGTCCCGTCGGCCTCCTCCACATCGACCACATCGTCGGCAATGTCGGCTGGAACTCTATGAACCAGTGGGTCGACTTCTACCGCGACGTCATGGGCTTCGGCCTCTACCAGCACTTCGACGACAACGACATCTCCACCGAATACTCCGCCCTCATGTCCAAGGTCATGGCCAACGGCAACGGCTACGTCAAGTTCCCGATCAACGAGCCCGCCGAAGGGCGCCGCAAATCTCAGATCGAGGAGTACCTCGACTTCTACGGCGGCCCCGGCGTCCAGCACATGGCCCTCGCCACCAACGACATCCTCGCCACTGTCGCCGCCATGAAGCAGCAGGGCGTCGACTTCCTCACCGTCCCTCACTCCTACTACACCGAGCTGCAAACACGTATCGGCAAGATCGACGAGCCCATTCACGAACTCGAAAAACTAGGTATCCTCGTCGATCGCGACAACGAGGGCTATATGCTCCAGATCTTCACCAAGCCCGTCGAAGACCGCCCCACCGTCTTCTACGAGATCATCCAGCGCAAAGGCAGCCGCAGCTTTGGCAAAGGAAACTTCAAAGCTCTCTTCGAAGCCATCGAACGCGAACAGGAGCTACGCGGCAATCTGTAG
- the fahA gene encoding fumarylacetoacetase, whose protein sequence is MANPTTKSWLPEANHPTTDFPITHLPYGAFLVEGQQHLCVAIGTHLLDLHACATAGLLPPTLTEACQAPTLNLLMSQGHASWALLRKTITSLVHADTKPEHKETVEATLHSIAGAALQKPVHIPNYTDFYASIHHATRVGLLFRPDQPLLPNYKHVPIGYHGRASSIIVSGDPVTRPIGQSRPFSPETQPKFLPTSALDYEIELALYVGIPNRISAPVPVSEAASHLFGISLLNDWSARDVQSWEYQPLGPFLAKNFATSISPWVSPMAALEPFHAPAATRPDTDPKPLPYLHSVTDQRHGSIDGKLEVFISTPTMRENNLDPYSLSKSSAADLYWTPAQLIAHHTSNGCNLQIGDVLATGTISGPSEASAGCLLELTRNGARPIILPTGESRTFLQDGDEIILRGSCEAPGHPRIGLGECRATILPART, encoded by the coding sequence ATGGCCAACCCGACCACAAAAAGCTGGCTCCCCGAAGCAAATCACCCCACTACCGACTTTCCCATCACTCATCTCCCGTACGGCGCCTTCCTTGTTGAAGGCCAACAGCATCTCTGCGTCGCCATCGGCACCCATCTCCTTGACCTTCATGCCTGCGCCACCGCCGGGTTGCTACCCCCAACCTTGACCGAAGCCTGTCAGGCACCCACCCTCAACCTGCTTATGTCTCAAGGCCATGCATCCTGGGCTCTCCTCCGCAAAACCATTACCAGCCTCGTCCACGCCGACACCAAACCCGAGCACAAAGAAACGGTCGAGGCCACCCTCCACTCCATTGCCGGAGCCGCCCTCCAAAAGCCGGTTCACATCCCGAACTACACTGACTTCTACGCCTCCATCCATCACGCCACCCGCGTCGGTCTGCTCTTCCGCCCCGACCAACCTCTCCTCCCCAACTACAAGCATGTCCCCATCGGCTACCACGGCCGTGCCTCCTCCATCATCGTCAGCGGAGATCCCGTCACTCGGCCGATCGGACAGTCCCGTCCTTTTTCGCCAGAAACGCAGCCTAAATTCCTTCCCACCAGCGCGTTAGACTACGAAATTGAGCTAGCACTTTACGTTGGAATACCGAACCGGATCAGCGCTCCAGTCCCAGTCTCCGAAGCGGCCAGCCACCTCTTCGGCATTAGCCTCCTCAACGACTGGTCCGCTCGCGACGTCCAGTCGTGGGAGTACCAACCCCTCGGCCCATTCCTCGCGAAAAACTTCGCAACGTCGATCTCTCCCTGGGTCTCTCCCATGGCCGCCCTGGAGCCGTTCCATGCACCTGCGGCCACCCGTCCGGACACCGATCCGAAGCCACTTCCATACCTTCATTCCGTCACCGACCAGCGGCACGGAAGCATTGATGGAAAGCTTGAAGTATTCATCTCAACGCCCACCATGCGAGAGAATAATCTCGATCCGTACTCCCTAAGCAAGTCCAGCGCAGCAGATCTCTACTGGACGCCCGCCCAACTGATCGCTCACCACACCAGCAACGGTTGCAACCTGCAAATCGGCGATGTCCTCGCCACTGGAACCATCTCCGGGCCCTCCGAAGCCTCCGCTGGCTGCCTCCTCGAGCTCACACGCAACGGCGCTCGTCCCATCATTCTTCCCACGGGAGAATCCCGCACCTTCCTCCAGGATGGCGACGAGATCATCCTTCGCGGCTCCTGCGAAGCTCCCGGCCATCCTCGCATCGGCCTCGGCGAGTGCCGCGCCACCATCCTCCCCGCCAGAACCTGA
- a CDS encoding efflux RND transporter permease subunit, with translation MFVDFFIRRPIFATVCALLIVLAGAVCIPSLPISLYPDLAPPQVVVTSNYIGANSKDVESAVTIILEQAINGVEGMRYMSSTSSNDGTSAITVTFDTGYNLDIAAVDVQNRVATVQGRLPATVNNTGISITKANSNFVFAAGFISPDHSLSQAFISNYLDVYVSDALKRVPGVGAVVIFGERKYAMRLWLDPNRLAARGLTALDVTNALAEQNVEVPAGQLGQPPSDPKQQFQMAIRAIGRFDDPKQFENIVIKNNPTAGGVVLLRDVGRAELGAETYSTALKYSGGDAIGVGVQQLSNANALDVDKKCRAVLADLQKNFPPGMQGIIAVDTTLVIGESVNEVVTTIGEAIVIVVIVIFLFLQDWRATIIPAVTIPVSLIGTFAFIKIFGFSINSLTLFGITLATGLVVDDAIVVIENVQRHLSGHSVIPERHELSEPDPYAPDTLEGEKTGSGMEQTSSDPHKATSIAMAEVTSAVIATSLVLISVFIPVSFFPGTTGILYKQFSLTIAFSIAISAFNALTLSPALAAILLRPEQKKTGIMGFLLNPIEAVIQWVIRTYARIVTFVVRIRYVMLLFFVGALAATAFMYNYVPTAFIPQEDQSYFLIIVQTPPGASLSYTSEFADRVSDVVRKNDGVFGTFSVMGFSLAGGSSPNSGLIFAPLKPINDRTKMGDKFTARNIVRDVGPKLFGVPGGIAFAAEPPAVAGLGTVGGFQFILQDGGRNSFDDIARVAHTLVAQGSAPGSGLTAMNTQFTSNDPQLQVTVDRQKAETVGVPFSQITAALGTFMGSSYINDFNYNNRSYRVYVQADEQFRRNAQDLRQFYVRSNTGQMIPLDNLASVQQISGPQVINHYNLFRSAEIDGSPAPGLSSGQGNQAMVKLFEKNKLQGMTYSWTGLALEEVESEGKAIIIFGLGLLVVYLTLSAQYESFALPFIILLAVPMAILGALSLVSLRGLVDDVYVQIGLVMLIGLSAKNSILIVEFAEQLLAQGRTITEAAIEAAELRLRPILMTSIAFILGVGPLYFATGAGAYGRHSVGTAIVGGMVLSTILNLFFIPVLYVILKTILGRFSKTKVSPARA, from the coding sequence TTGTTCGTAGACTTTTTTATTCGTCGCCCGATCTTCGCAACGGTCTGTGCGCTTTTGATCGTTCTCGCCGGCGCGGTCTGCATCCCGTCTCTGCCGATCTCGCTCTATCCCGATCTCGCGCCGCCACAGGTCGTTGTCACCAGCAACTACATCGGCGCTAACTCCAAAGACGTCGAGTCCGCAGTCACCATCATCCTCGAGCAGGCCATCAACGGCGTCGAGGGCATGCGGTACATGAGCTCTACCAGCTCCAACGACGGCACCTCGGCCATCACCGTTACCTTTGATACCGGGTACAACCTCGATATCGCCGCCGTTGACGTACAAAACCGCGTCGCCACCGTTCAGGGGCGTCTGCCAGCGACAGTCAACAACACCGGTATCAGCATCACCAAGGCGAACTCAAACTTCGTCTTCGCCGCAGGCTTCATCTCGCCTGACCACTCGCTCTCGCAGGCCTTCATCTCAAACTATCTCGACGTCTACGTCAGCGACGCGCTCAAACGCGTTCCCGGCGTCGGTGCGGTCGTCATCTTTGGCGAACGCAAGTACGCGATGCGCCTTTGGCTTGACCCCAATCGCCTCGCCGCCCGCGGCCTTACTGCTCTCGATGTCACCAACGCACTTGCCGAACAGAACGTTGAAGTTCCCGCTGGCCAACTCGGGCAGCCACCCTCAGACCCCAAGCAGCAATTCCAGATGGCAATCCGTGCCATCGGCCGATTCGACGACCCCAAACAGTTTGAAAACATCGTTATAAAAAACAACCCAACCGCCGGCGGCGTTGTACTGCTCAGAGACGTTGGCCGCGCAGAGTTGGGCGCTGAAACCTACAGCACTGCGCTCAAATACTCCGGCGGCGACGCCATCGGTGTCGGTGTCCAGCAACTCTCCAACGCCAACGCACTCGACGTCGACAAGAAATGCCGCGCCGTGCTCGCAGACCTCCAGAAGAACTTTCCTCCCGGCATGCAGGGCATCATCGCCGTCGATACCACCCTCGTCATCGGCGAGTCGGTGAACGAAGTCGTCACCACCATCGGCGAAGCGATCGTCATCGTCGTCATCGTCATCTTCCTCTTCCTGCAGGACTGGCGCGCCACCATCATTCCCGCCGTCACGATCCCTGTCTCCCTCATCGGGACGTTCGCCTTCATCAAGATCTTCGGCTTCAGCATCAACTCCCTCACGCTCTTCGGAATCACCCTGGCCACAGGTCTCGTCGTAGACGACGCCATCGTCGTCATCGAAAACGTCCAGCGTCACCTCTCCGGCCACTCCGTCATACCGGAGCGTCACGAACTGAGTGAACCCGACCCCTACGCCCCCGATACTCTCGAGGGCGAGAAGACCGGCTCCGGCATGGAGCAGACCTCCTCCGATCCCCACAAGGCCACCAGCATCGCCATGGCCGAGGTCACCAGCGCTGTCATCGCGACCTCGCTCGTGCTCATCTCGGTCTTCATCCCGGTCAGCTTCTTTCCCGGTACCACTGGCATTCTCTACAAGCAGTTCTCGCTGACCATCGCCTTCTCCATTGCGATCTCGGCCTTCAACGCACTTACTCTCTCGCCTGCGCTGGCCGCCATTCTCCTTCGCCCGGAGCAAAAGAAGACAGGCATCATGGGTTTCCTGCTCAATCCCATCGAAGCCGTCATCCAGTGGGTTATCAGGACGTACGCGCGCATCGTCACCTTCGTCGTGCGCATACGCTACGTCATGCTGCTGTTCTTCGTCGGTGCCCTTGCAGCCACGGCGTTCATGTACAACTACGTACCAACCGCCTTTATCCCTCAAGAAGACCAGTCCTACTTCCTCATCATCGTGCAGACGCCTCCGGGTGCCTCTCTCAGCTACACCTCCGAATTCGCCGATCGCGTCTCGGATGTAGTTCGGAAAAACGATGGCGTCTTCGGCACCTTCTCTGTCATGGGCTTCTCCCTCGCCGGCGGCAGCTCGCCAAACTCCGGACTCATCTTTGCGCCGCTCAAGCCCATTAACGACCGCACAAAGATGGGTGACAAATTCACTGCAAGAAACATCGTCCGCGACGTAGGGCCAAAGCTCTTCGGTGTCCCGGGCGGTATCGCCTTCGCAGCGGAACCACCCGCCGTCGCCGGCCTCGGAACTGTCGGCGGCTTCCAATTCATCCTCCAGGACGGCGGTCGAAACTCGTTCGATGACATTGCTCGCGTCGCCCATACCCTCGTCGCACAAGGCAGCGCTCCAGGCTCTGGCCTCACTGCCATGAACACCCAGTTCACGTCGAATGACCCGCAGCTCCAGGTCACCGTCGATCGGCAGAAAGCCGAAACCGTTGGCGTTCCCTTCAGCCAGATCACCGCTGCGCTCGGAACCTTCATGGGCTCCAGCTACATCAACGACTTCAACTACAACAACCGCTCCTACCGCGTCTACGTCCAGGCAGACGAGCAATTCCGCCGTAACGCGCAGGACCTGCGTCAGTTCTACGTCCGTTCCAACACCGGCCAGATGATCCCGCTCGACAACCTCGCCAGTGTCCAGCAGATCTCCGGACCCCAGGTCATCAATCACTACAACCTCTTCCGCTCTGCCGAGATCGACGGTTCGCCCGCACCAGGGCTTAGCTCCGGTCAAGGCAACCAGGCCATGGTCAAGCTCTTCGAGAAGAACAAACTCCAGGGCATGACCTACTCGTGGACCGGTCTCGCACTTGAAGAAGTGGAGTCCGAAGGCAAGGCCATCATCATCTTCGGCCTCGGCCTACTGGTCGTCTACCTCACCCTGTCGGCTCAGTACGAGTCCTTCGCGCTGCCGTTCATCATCCTTCTCGCTGTCCCGATGGCAATCCTGGGAGCGCTCTCGCTCGTCTCGCTCCGCGGCCTGGTCGACGACGTCTACGTCCAGATCGGTCTCGTCATGCTCATCGGTCTCTCTGCGAAGAACTCGATTCTCATCGTCGAATTCGCCGAGCAGCTCCTTGCTCAGGGCCGTACCATCACGGAAGCTGCCATTGAGGCGGCCGAACTCCGCCTCCGGCCGATTCTGATGACCTCCATCGCCTTCATCCTGGGCGTCGGTCCTCTTTACTTCGCCACCGGTGCCGGAGCCTACGGTCGTCACTCCGTCGGTACTGCCATCGTCGGAGGCATGGTGCTCTCCACCATCCTCAATCTCTTCTTCATTCCGGTTCTTTACGTCATCCTGAAGACGATCCTCGGAAGATTCTCCAAAACAAAGGTCTCCCCTGCCAGAGCCTGA
- a CDS encoding efflux RND transporter periplasmic adaptor subunit yields MPLIVNTRRVLSLFLCAAACLISGCKAAAPPPPPPQAMPVQVAPVTLSPVPNSDTYVATIKSRRSSTMQPQVDGNLVKIFVKSGDVVKAGQVLMRIDPLKQVASVQSQQGTQAQKKAVYDYNKIEVERQRKLYEAGVVSRDAYDQANQAFENSKGDYESNAALTDTQKQQLAYYDIRAPFNGVVGDIPVHLGDYVSPTTLLTTVDENADLEAYIYIPTERASVVRKGLPVQILDTAGNVVVKSSISFLSPQVDNGLQSILAKAEIPRTEQLLRNQQLVKARVTWSTAPAPTVPVLAVSLVGGQTFVYVATPKGEGYIAHQVPVTVGETVGNTYPVLGGLQVGQKVITSGLQFLQEGAPVKPLG; encoded by the coding sequence GTGCCTCTGATCGTGAACACCCGCCGCGTTCTATCCCTCTTTCTTTGTGCGGCCGCATGCCTGATCTCAGGTTGTAAGGCTGCCGCTCCGCCGCCACCACCTCCGCAGGCGATGCCTGTGCAGGTAGCACCGGTCACGCTGTCGCCGGTGCCCAACTCCGATACCTACGTTGCGACGATTAAGAGCCGCCGTTCCTCGACCATGCAGCCGCAGGTTGACGGCAACCTTGTAAAAATCTTCGTGAAGTCCGGAGACGTCGTCAAAGCAGGACAGGTGCTGATGCGCATTGATCCGCTGAAGCAGGTTGCTTCGGTCCAGTCGCAGCAGGGAACTCAGGCACAGAAGAAGGCCGTCTACGACTACAACAAGATCGAAGTTGAGCGTCAGCGCAAGCTCTACGAGGCCGGTGTGGTCTCACGCGATGCCTACGATCAGGCAAACCAAGCCTTCGAAAACTCCAAGGGCGACTACGAGTCCAACGCAGCCCTCACCGATACCCAGAAGCAGCAGCTCGCCTACTACGACATCCGCGCGCCGTTCAACGGCGTTGTCGGCGACATCCCAGTCCACCTTGGCGACTACGTCTCTCCCACCACGCTCCTTACCACTGTGGATGAAAACGCAGACCTCGAAGCTTACATCTACATCCCTACCGAGCGCGCCAGCGTTGTTCGCAAGGGTCTGCCCGTCCAGATCCTCGACACCGCCGGCAATGTGGTCGTGAAATCAAGCATCAGCTTCCTCTCGCCTCAAGTCGACAACGGCCTGCAGAGCATTCTTGCCAAGGCCGAGATCCCACGCACCGAGCAGCTTCTTCGCAATCAGCAACTGGTCAAGGCCCGAGTCACCTGGAGCACCGCTCCCGCTCCAACGGTTCCCGTGCTTGCAGTCAGTCTCGTAGGCGGTCAAACCTTCGTCTATGTTGCGACCCCCAAAGGCGAAGGCTACATCGCCCATCAAGTGCCAGTTACTGTAGGCGAAACCGTCGGCAACACCTATCCCGTTCTTGGCGGTCTCCAGGTCGGCCAGAAGGTCATCACGTCAGGTCTGCAGTTTTTGCAGGAAGGCGCGCCGGTCAAGCCTCTTGGCTAA
- a CDS encoding queuosine precursor transporter, giving the protein MSKLAHLSHARHTVGMPSQLDTAQTETTRSTARSFKYLDALTTAFVVILLVSNLIAQKVCLLGPLSILGRSIGPFAVSGAVLLFPVTYIFGDVFTEVYGFAASRRAIWLGFFGTTLLYFIGAIVIALPSAPGWRNQQAFSTVFGFIPRILAASLIAFWAGEFANSYTMARLKLITNGRKLWTRTIGSTVVGQAVDTVLVITMTFGGIYPVRVLINIIVTGYALKVGYEVIATPITYLVINWLKRAEHADAYDRHESFNPFSFAEKSSLDA; this is encoded by the coding sequence GTGTCAAAATTGGCGCACCTCTCTCACGCACGGCATACTGTAGGCATGCCTTCGCAACTCGATACGGCTCAAACAGAGACGACGCGCTCCACCGCCCGCAGCTTTAAATATCTCGACGCTCTGACGACTGCGTTTGTTGTCATACTGCTCGTCTCGAACCTGATCGCGCAGAAGGTTTGTCTGCTCGGGCCGCTCTCCATACTTGGGCGGTCAATAGGCCCATTTGCGGTCAGTGGCGCGGTGTTGTTGTTTCCCGTTACCTATATCTTTGGAGACGTTTTCACCGAAGTCTATGGCTTCGCCGCCTCGCGTCGCGCCATCTGGCTTGGCTTCTTCGGAACGACCCTTCTGTACTTCATCGGAGCGATTGTCATTGCGCTCCCATCCGCCCCGGGCTGGCGCAACCAGCAGGCGTTCTCGACGGTCTTCGGCTTTATCCCGAGAATCCTCGCAGCCAGCCTCATCGCATTCTGGGCGGGCGAGTTCGCCAACTCCTACACCATGGCGCGCTTGAAGCTCATCACAAACGGCCGCAAACTCTGGACACGAACCATCGGGTCCACCGTCGTCGGGCAGGCCGTCGATACAGTTCTAGTCATCACCATGACCTTCGGCGGCATCTACCCTGTCCGCGTTCTGATCAACATTATTGTTACTGGTTACGCCTTGAAGGTCGGTTACGAGGTGATCGCCACCCCGATCACGTATCTGGTGATCAACTGGCTCAAGCGTGCAGAACACGCCGACGCCTATGACCGCCACGAGAGCTTCAATCCATTTTCATTTGCTGAAAAGAGCAGTTTGGACGCGTAA
- a CDS encoding recombinase family protein yields the protein MQKTGQGNGAVVYVRVSTDEQANGPLNLQNQEQQCRDYCKRMGIHVAQVFVDPGESARSTDRPAFQQMLAYCKMNQRDIAFVVVQDLSRLARNLQDQGQTFYELNRIGILVRSVNESSIDESPEGKMQAGIFGTFNEYFSNALSKKMKERTIAAVSAGRFPWKAPIGYKNVGGNVGANIVPDPERASLIARAFELVGTGRYKKTEVLKIITDDGLKTTRGKALTPQTFQAVLGNALYAGWVTLPSDESFVPRRGLHTPIVSQELFDRVQEILSGKRPSAAPKRKFNPILPLKCLVKCEVCGTPLTGALCKGQRYGYYWCRRAGCRAVKLPKDKLEGEFVALLRKLRPNSAALSEFPMIAAKVWAEKQGDVEKQERKLKARLDEQRQLRRALRDAMLRGTITAEQFKEDDAEFGGEIAVTEQEMRALGSQRDTFDAFIRFAEIHLTDIARAWEIAAPEQRQRVQNLLFQDGLLYSPEQGILNHSNSSLFSMLEATRSKKRLLVSPMGFEPMLSP from the coding sequence ATGCAAAAAACGGGGCAGGGAAATGGGGCCGTTGTCTACGTCAGGGTTTCAACTGATGAGCAGGCAAACGGCCCCCTCAACCTGCAAAACCAAGAGCAACAATGCAGAGACTACTGCAAGAGAATGGGCATTCACGTCGCACAGGTATTTGTTGATCCGGGGGAGTCTGCCCGATCAACAGACAGGCCCGCATTTCAGCAGATGCTCGCATATTGCAAGATGAATCAGCGTGACATCGCGTTTGTCGTCGTGCAAGACCTTAGTCGTCTTGCACGAAATTTGCAGGATCAAGGCCAGACTTTTTACGAACTGAACAGGATCGGGATTCTCGTGCGCTCTGTCAACGAGTCCAGCATTGACGAAAGCCCCGAAGGCAAGATGCAGGCTGGTATCTTCGGCACCTTCAACGAATACTTCTCAAACGCTCTGTCAAAGAAGATGAAGGAGAGAACAATTGCTGCTGTGAGTGCTGGGCGGTTTCCGTGGAAGGCTCCAATTGGATACAAGAACGTCGGTGGGAACGTTGGCGCAAATATAGTGCCTGACCCTGAGCGTGCCTCCCTGATCGCCCGCGCATTCGAGCTAGTGGGTACCGGACGATACAAGAAAACTGAAGTGCTCAAAATCATTACAGATGATGGTCTGAAAACCACACGCGGGAAGGCGCTGACTCCGCAGACCTTTCAGGCAGTGCTAGGGAATGCCTTGTACGCTGGCTGGGTAACGCTTCCAAGCGATGAGAGTTTTGTACCGCGACGTGGTCTTCACACGCCTATTGTGAGCCAAGAGTTGTTTGACCGTGTGCAGGAGATATTGAGTGGGAAGCGTCCGAGCGCGGCTCCGAAGAGAAAGTTCAACCCTATTCTTCCCTTGAAGTGCCTTGTAAAGTGTGAGGTCTGCGGCACTCCGTTGACAGGCGCATTGTGCAAGGGGCAGAGGTATGGCTACTACTGGTGCAGACGTGCGGGTTGTCGAGCGGTAAAGCTTCCGAAGGATAAGCTCGAAGGCGAGTTTGTCGCTCTATTGCGTAAGCTGCGTCCCAACTCTGCGGCACTTTCAGAGTTCCCCATGATCGCGGCTAAAGTCTGGGCTGAAAAGCAGGGAGACGTGGAGAAACAGGAAAGGAAGTTGAAGGCACGTCTCGATGAGCAAAGACAACTTAGACGCGCCCTCCGCGATGCGATGCTGCGGGGTACGATCACGGCGGAGCAGTTCAAAGAAGACGATGCGGAGTTTGGAGGCGAGATAGCGGTAACGGAGCAGGAGATGCGTGCTCTAGGCTCTCAACGGGATACCTTCGATGCCTTCATACGATTTGCCGAGATTCACCTGACGGACATTGCAAGAGCGTGGGAGATCGCCGCGCCAGAGCAGAGACAGCGAGTTCAAAATTTGCTCTTCCAAGACGGTTTGCTGTACTCGCCAGAGCAAGGGATTTTGAACCACTCCAATTCATCCCTTTTCAGCATGTTGGAAGCGACTAGAAGTAAAAAAAGATTGTTGGTGTCCCCGATGGGATTCGAACCCATGTTATCGCCGTGA
- a CDS encoding recombinase family protein: MEGDGFTRQLAAIKKHATAKGVKIVGIFREEGISGTKDLENRPALQDLLVALHSNGTKLVLVERLDRLARDLMIQESIIADMKRHGFEIVSVAEPDLCSDDPSRTLMRQMLGAFAQYERAIIVQKLRGARQRSRVKTGRCEGRKPFGTRPGENEVIDRMKSLRKGGMAVDKIAVVLNTEHAKPRAGERWYSTSVYRILKAADAL; this comes from the coding sequence TTGGAAGGTGATGGATTCACGCGGCAGCTCGCAGCCATCAAGAAGCACGCCACCGCTAAAGGCGTCAAAATCGTCGGTATCTTCCGCGAGGAAGGCATATCAGGTACGAAGGACTTGGAGAACCGCCCTGCCCTGCAAGATTTGCTAGTGGCCCTCCATAGCAACGGAACCAAGCTGGTGCTGGTGGAGAGGCTTGACCGACTGGCAAGGGATTTGATGATTCAGGAGTCCATCATCGCGGACATGAAGCGCCACGGGTTTGAGATTGTCAGCGTTGCAGAGCCGGATTTATGCTCCGATGACCCCAGCCGCACTCTCATGCGCCAGATGCTCGGGGCGTTCGCGCAATATGAACGCGCCATCATCGTTCAAAAGCTACGGGGAGCGCGTCAGCGCAGCCGGGTTAAGACAGGTCGCTGTGAAGGGCGCAAGCCATTTGGTACTCGTCCTGGGGAGAATGAAGTCATCGACCGCATGAAATCGCTGCGTAAAGGCGGTATGGCGGTAGATAAGATTGCAGTTGTGCTCAACACCGAACATGCAAAGCCTCGTGCGGGCGAGCGATGGTATTCAACAAGCGTCTACCGCATCCTCAAGGCCGCCGACGCCTTGTAG
- a CDS encoding helix-turn-helix domain-containing protein, whose translation MEGDVCKRVGNRIRKLRLERGWTQTYLSVHSGLGRPFISNIERGQKELCLRSLEILALAFEISLSQLMRGI comes from the coding sequence GTGGAAGGTGACGTTTGCAAACGGGTTGGCAATCGGATTCGCAAGCTCCGACTAGAACGGGGCTGGACGCAAACCTACCTGTCCGTTCACTCCGGTCTGGGGCGTCCCTTCATATCCAATATTGAACGGGGACAGAAGGAGCTTTGCCTTCGTTCACTGGAGATTCTCGCCCTAGCATTTGAGATTTCCCTTTCGCAACTGATGCGTGGGATATAG